A genomic window from Synechococcus sp. CBW1107 includes:
- a CDS encoding RAD52 family DNA repair protein, with product MATAVFSPEQIAALSAPLDRSKVKQRDQGRAKVSYLEGWQAIAEANRIFGFDGWQRETIAVECVNQSERSIGRDGRSGWGVTYTARVRITVGATDAGPLIREGSGAGHGIDIDLGQAHESAIKEAETDAMKRALMTFGNPFGLALYDRLQRGVTSSAGGEEQVRPGHRDLAPVHSPGTGHGHQQPSQPQRGRVVESRDAEPDDPALAPLDSATIHQLHSTIRSLPRPALEGFTKAFRKRFQVPPDAPSIADRICQRCHHDWIEAFLVQHQPSRVQLVPAEAA from the coding sequence ATGGCAACCGCCGTCTTCTCGCCTGAGCAGATCGCCGCTCTCTCGGCCCCGCTCGATCGCTCCAAGGTCAAGCAGCGCGACCAGGGCCGCGCCAAGGTCAGCTACCTGGAGGGCTGGCAAGCCATCGCCGAAGCCAACCGCATCTTTGGCTTTGACGGCTGGCAGCGCGAAACCATCGCCGTGGAGTGCGTCAACCAGAGCGAGCGCTCGATCGGCCGTGATGGTCGCTCTGGCTGGGGCGTCACCTACACCGCCCGCGTCCGCATCACGGTGGGCGCCACCGATGCGGGGCCTCTGATCCGTGAGGGAAGCGGAGCCGGCCACGGCATCGACATCGACCTGGGCCAGGCCCATGAATCGGCCATCAAGGAAGCCGAGACGGACGCCATGAAGCGAGCCCTGATGACCTTCGGGAATCCGTTTGGCCTGGCCCTCTATGACCGTCTCCAGCGTGGTGTGACATCGTCAGCCGGCGGCGAGGAGCAGGTCCGCCCTGGGCATCGGGATCTCGCTCCTGTCCACAGCCCAGGGACGGGGCATGGCCACCAGCAGCCCAGCCAGCCACAGCGGGGACGGGTAGTTGAATCCCGTGATGCTGAGCCGGACGATCCAGCCCTGGCACCGCTGGATAGCGCCACGATTCACCAGCTCCACAGCACCATCCGTTCTCTGCCCCGGCCCGCCCTGGAGGGCTTCACCAAGGCGTTCCGCAAGCGCTTCCAGGTGCCGCCCGATGCCCCGTCGATTGCAGATCGGATCTGCCAGCGGTGTCATCACGACTGGATCGAAGCCTTCCTGGTGCAGCACCAGCCCAGCAGGGTTCAGCTGGTGCCTGCTGAGGCGGCCTGA
- a CDS encoding AAA family ATPase has translation MTLIERIDIHAFKSIQEASLELGAFNVFVGANGSGKSNILEAIGVLGAAASGRVNDESLWHRGVRPGLPDLYKTSFRGHKRRNAIRFGAYSGTSSYEVDLNNPSDQSTAWAYKNEKWISAGEKIVGRSPASSEISALDTQRGLAALKAVEMAGTEGIRMLTALQNFSIYAPNTFKLRGIEPDLHGRSPVGLAGGRLAEASEALRRLARNDEVFEDVIEGVLELIDWVDNFGARPASGVPLSPSIPRPAQVLYFRDRFMAEGRNILSGFDASEGALYVLFAAILATHPDSPKLFAIDNFDATLNPRLLRSLTAKMVDWVLESGRQVLLTCHNPLVLDGLPLQDDRVRLFAVDRSYGGMTVIRRVAVDEALMAKEGWPLSRLWILGHLGGVPNV, from the coding sequence ATGACGCTGATCGAGCGCATCGACATCCATGCCTTCAAGTCCATCCAGGAAGCCAGCCTGGAGTTGGGTGCTTTTAACGTGTTTGTCGGAGCCAACGGTAGTGGCAAGTCGAACATCCTTGAAGCGATTGGCGTACTGGGTGCTGCTGCTTCTGGTCGCGTGAATGATGAATCTCTATGGCACAGGGGCGTACGCCCTGGACTACCAGATCTCTACAAGACATCATTTCGGGGTCATAAACGCCGCAATGCCATTCGCTTCGGGGCCTATAGTGGCACGAGCAGTTACGAGGTCGATCTCAATAATCCTAGTGACCAGTCCACGGCATGGGCATACAAGAACGAAAAGTGGATCAGTGCCGGGGAAAAGATTGTTGGTCGCTCTCCTGCTTCCTCAGAAATCAGTGCGTTAGATACCCAGCGTGGACTGGCAGCCTTGAAGGCGGTTGAGATGGCAGGTACTGAAGGCATTCGGATGCTAACGGCACTGCAAAACTTTTCAATCTATGCCCCGAATACTTTTAAGCTCAGAGGAATAGAGCCCGACTTGCATGGCAGAAGCCCTGTAGGTCTTGCTGGTGGCCGTTTGGCGGAGGCATCTGAGGCGCTTCGACGCCTGGCTCGCAATGATGAAGTCTTCGAAGACGTGATCGAAGGTGTCCTGGAGCTGATCGATTGGGTCGACAACTTTGGAGCGCGCCCCGCTTCCGGTGTGCCCTTGTCTCCTTCAATCCCAAGACCGGCACAAGTTTTATACTTTCGTGATCGCTTTATGGCAGAAGGTCGGAATATCCTGAGTGGCTTTGATGCCAGCGAAGGAGCATTGTACGTGTTGTTTGCAGCCATCCTTGCAACTCATCCAGATAGCCCAAAGCTGTTTGCTATCGATAACTTTGATGCCACCCTCAACCCGCGGCTGCTTCGCTCTCTGACTGCCAAGATGGTCGATTGGGTCTTGGAGAGTGGGCGCCAAGTGCTCCTGACTTGTCATAATCCTCTCGTGCTTGACGGGCTTCCACTGCAGGACGACAGGGTGCGCCTGTTTGCCGTGGATCGATCTTACGGGGGCATGACCGTCATCAGGCGCGTTGCTGTTGATGAAGCGCTCATGGCCAAGGAAGGTTGGCCCTTGTCTCGCCTATGGATTCTGGGGCATCTAGGGGGCGTGCCAAATGTTTAA
- a CDS encoding SLOG family protein: MALCIPSRPEIVPARSLVIAAGGGRDLAWPHQRVAAELLARSGGRLVHLLLHGGARGADAAIGRAAHQLGWPSVVLPARWERHGRAAGPIRNRELLEQAIARAVAHTSPVSIASVLVVAFPGGLGTASLVQQARRMASSSPVPISVAEVSTSAGLWAVPAGVPRS; this comes from the coding sequence ATGGCTTTATGTATTCCATCGCGGCCGGAGATTGTCCCGGCTCGCTCTCTGGTGATCGCCGCCGGTGGCGGCCGTGATCTGGCCTGGCCCCATCAGCGCGTGGCCGCTGAGCTGCTGGCCCGCAGTGGCGGCCGGCTGGTGCATCTGCTGCTCCATGGCGGGGCCCGTGGTGCCGATGCCGCCATTGGCCGCGCTGCCCATCAGCTGGGCTGGCCTTCAGTTGTGCTGCCAGCCCGGTGGGAGCGGCACGGCAGGGCAGCTGGGCCGATCCGCAATCGGGAGCTGCTCGAGCAGGCCATTGCCCGGGCCGTGGCCCACACCTCCCCGGTTTCGATCGCCTCGGTGCTGGTGGTGGCGTTCCCCGGTGGCCTTGGCACCGCCTCGCTCGTGCAACAGGCCCGCCGCATGGCCTCCAGTTCGCCGGTGCCGATCTCGGTGGCCGAGGTCAGCACGTCGGCCGGGCTCTGGGCTGTTCCGGCTGGTGTTCCCCGCTCCTGA
- a CDS encoding siphovirus Gp157 family protein, with product MAVLTPIPSAVAPASAPEASGPSCSLQRSGSLWQLGIEAQELTSAIGQLAEQLEADDPEQRASALAELEAALLAEEGNKQALATKADATCWVIEHLRGQAAYRQQQAKRLSDLARSDASRADALEESLIFVLTQLQPAATRFSFPNHELSSRKSSAVVIDDEEALDPEWLMVTTTRKPDRAAIKEALKAGRQISGAQLLSRRSWRIH from the coding sequence ATGGCCGTTCTCACTCCCATCCCCTCCGCTGTCGCCCCTGCTTCGGCTCCGGAAGCCTCTGGTCCTTCCTGTTCCCTCCAGCGCTCCGGATCGCTCTGGCAGCTGGGCATCGAGGCCCAGGAGCTCACCAGCGCCATCGGCCAGCTGGCTGAGCAGTTGGAAGCGGATGATCCCGAGCAGCGCGCCTCAGCCCTCGCCGAGCTGGAGGCGGCACTCCTTGCAGAAGAAGGCAACAAGCAGGCCCTCGCTACCAAGGCTGATGCCACCTGCTGGGTGATCGAGCACCTGCGCGGCCAGGCCGCCTACCGCCAGCAGCAGGCCAAGCGGCTCAGCGATCTGGCCCGCTCCGATGCCAGCCGGGCCGATGCCCTTGAGGAGTCGCTGATCTTTGTCCTCACCCAGCTGCAGCCGGCGGCTACCCGCTTCTCGTTCCCCAATCACGAGCTCAGCAGCCGTAAATCCTCGGCCGTCGTGATCGACGACGAGGAGGCCCTCGATCCTGAGTGGCTCATGGTCACGACCACCAGGAAGCCCGATAGAGCCGCCATCAAAGAAGCCCTGAAGGCGGGCCGCCAAATCAGTGGTGCTCAGCTCCTTTCCCGCCGTTCCTGGCGCATCCACTGA
- a CDS encoding alpha/beta fold hydrolase — protein MQGFHLHRADTLAYCSEITRNEKAKQQNRRSPREPPASSQLVERHCHQIDQAQAQKEATWQQGACQVSVGLGHGYQYWHHPPKPQPLKAFLQQRFVSCLPDLVHCLDPMRSLLAGPGLTRSDLARTDKTAVEKTVMTPELMSLMLPVRGGACRLWAGRHLPAASTDGWPLLVCHGGPGVPSDYLFPLVELLQRPVIFFDQLGCGRSDRPEPADQEYSIAASVRDLVSVIDALVAQAWIPIRDGRPAYHLYGQSFGGILAFETLNAASGPPPPRSLSLSNVPSSVPVLLEDVVALLADLGDDGSRFDATHVCRANPRPAALLAAYAPGHPGSHWRGVDVIAEWCVPEASLASFTTPVLRLAAEYDFVTSRSMQGWQQLANQRLVVLPGVAHHALLERPKAYGAHLEAFLQTHED, from the coding sequence GTGCAGGGTTTCCACCTGCATCGGGCCGATACTCTGGCCTACTGCTCCGAGATCACTCGGAATGAGAAAGCCAAGCAGCAGAATCGCCGCAGTCCCCGGGAGCCGCCAGCGAGCAGCCAGCTGGTCGAGCGCCATTGCCACCAGATAGACCAGGCCCAAGCCCAGAAAGAAGCCACGTGGCAACAGGGTGCCTGCCAGGTGAGCGTTGGACTGGGACACGGCTATCAATACTGGCATCATCCGCCGAAGCCGCAACCGCTGAAGGCCTTTCTACAACAGCGGTTTGTCAGCTGTCTGCCAGACCTGGTGCATTGCCTTGATCCCATGCGCTCCCTACTGGCAGGGCCGGGGCTCACCCGTTCCGATCTCGCGCGTACCGACAAAACTGCCGTTGAGAAGACAGTCATGACTCCTGAGTTGATGTCGTTGATGTTGCCGGTGCGCGGTGGCGCCTGCCGCCTCTGGGCTGGCCGGCACCTGCCAGCAGCTTCTACGGATGGATGGCCGTTGCTCGTGTGTCATGGCGGCCCAGGTGTCCCCAGTGATTATTTGTTTCCCTTGGTGGAGCTGCTGCAGCGACCGGTGATTTTCTTCGACCAACTGGGATGTGGGCGCAGTGACCGGCCTGAACCCGCTGATCAGGAGTACTCGATTGCGGCTTCCGTGCGGGACCTCGTTTCGGTGATCGATGCACTGGTAGCTCAGGCCTGGATCCCGATCCGTGATGGACGCCCGGCCTATCACCTCTACGGCCAGTCCTTCGGCGGCATCCTGGCCTTTGAGACCCTCAATGCGGCCAGTGGTCCACCGCCGCCGCGCTCGTTGAGCCTGTCCAACGTGCCGAGCTCGGTGCCGGTGTTGCTTGAGGATGTGGTGGCCCTACTGGCGGATCTTGGCGACGACGGCTCCCGCTTTGATGCGACCCACGTCTGTCGAGCGAACCCCCGGCCAGCGGCACTGCTGGCGGCCTATGCGCCAGGGCACCCAGGGAGCCATTGGCGGGGTGTGGATGTGATTGCGGAGTGGTGTGTGCCCGAGGCGAGCCTGGCTTCTTTCACCACACCTGTATTACGTCTCGCTGCGGAGTACGACTTTGTCACCTCCCGTTCGATGCAGGGATGGCAACAACTCGCGAATCAGCGCCTGGTGGTTCTTCCGGGAGTGGCCCACCATGCCCTGCTCGAGAGGCCTAAGGCCTATGGAGCTCACCTAGAAGCATTCCTCCAGACACACGAGGACTGA
- a CDS encoding restriction endonuclease subunit S — MELKSGYKQTEVGMIPEDWDALELEAVCTMKSGEGITASSIDDFSEYPCYGGNGLRGYTKRFTHDGRFALIGRQGALCGNVVSAQSKFFASEHAVVVTPRASYDIDYLTYVLGEMHLNRYSESSAQPGLSVSKLLKLPLAAPRSEAEQRSIALALSNMDALLGELGNLIAKRRGIKQAAMQELLTGKRRLPGFEGEWGVKTLRQVAMIRSGITKNSGTKIQNPVKVNYLRVANVQDGFFDLSEISKIEIPRHEVAKYSVLAGDVLMNEGGDLDKLGRGAVWQGLGEPCVHQNHVFVVRPDPSLSSSYLNSWITSSIARDYFLIAGKQTTNLASISKSSLGELPIHLPSLEEQEAITDILDTMDSEIRRLEERHTKTIALKQGMMQQLLTGKIRLQ; from the coding sequence ATGGAACTGAAGTCGGGTTACAAGCAGACGGAGGTGGGGATGATCCCGGAGGATTGGGATGCCTTGGAGCTTGAAGCCGTTTGCACGATGAAGAGCGGCGAAGGAATTACTGCGTCAAGCATTGATGACTTCTCCGAGTATCCCTGCTATGGGGGAAACGGGCTTCGTGGCTACACGAAGCGATTTACGCATGACGGAAGGTTTGCACTAATCGGACGGCAGGGCGCTCTCTGTGGGAACGTGGTTTCAGCTCAGAGCAAGTTCTTCGCATCGGAGCATGCTGTCGTTGTAACACCACGAGCTAGCTACGACATTGACTACCTGACATACGTTCTGGGCGAGATGCACCTGAACCGATACTCGGAATCATCGGCACAGCCAGGACTATCGGTATCCAAGCTGTTGAAGTTACCGCTCGCCGCACCCCGTTCAGAGGCCGAACAACGCTCAATAGCCTTGGCTTTGAGTAATATGGATGCGCTGCTGGGCGAACTTGGAAATCTCATCGCCAAGAGGCGGGGCATCAAGCAGGCCGCCATGCAGGAGCTGCTCACCGGCAAGCGGCGGCTGCCGGGGTTTGAGGGGGAGTGGGGGGTGAAGACATTGCGACAAGTGGCCATGATTCGCTCTGGTATCACCAAAAACTCGGGCACGAAGATTCAAAATCCGGTCAAAGTCAACTATTTACGTGTTGCCAATGTGCAAGACGGCTTTTTTGACCTGTCGGAAATTAGCAAGATTGAGATACCCCGTCATGAGGTTGCCAAGTATTCCGTACTTGCCGGGGATGTACTTATGAATGAGGGTGGCGACCTGGATAAGCTTGGTCGCGGTGCAGTCTGGCAGGGACTGGGCGAGCCCTGCGTCCATCAGAATCATGTTTTTGTAGTGCGTCCTGATCCCTCACTCTCCTCCTCATATCTCAATTCATGGATAACTAGTTCGATTGCCAGAGATTACTTTTTAATCGCAGGCAAGCAAACCACAAACCTTGCATCTATCAGCAAATCATCGCTTGGAGAGCTCCCAATTCATCTACCATCGCTCGAAGAGCAAGAAGCGATCACAGATATCCTCGACACTATGGACAGTGAGATAAGGCGGCTTGAAGAACGACATACCAAGACCATTGCCCTCAAGCAAGGAATGATGCAACAGCTCCTCACCGGCAAGATCCGCCTGCAATGA
- a CDS encoding BrxE family protein, whose product MDFRQLFKLRLVVAALGETQRLGWWNSGVLTGTGEFLFQQGFPRSSPFAQTRAGFRVAQLACDEALGIQPSPGGAITCHLFRLTPQLEDAYENERNRWLDAPQEWADCFQAAWALSTEQWPQALVELAELDSEALDWAQNQTPQTAKALRLDAPFEINQGHIERLAAGFVCDPMPPLTPAVLMKNLRSAVGQPLLDKADQGTAVAFVPMGEVKSLPVVIPHDSELQRAEALEQESVALSREVEELSRKLERLSRQGWMEDIPTALLAGDQGEAA is encoded by the coding sequence ATGGACTTCCGCCAGCTCTTCAAGCTTCGCCTGGTGGTGGCGGCCCTGGGAGAGACCCAGCGGCTGGGCTGGTGGAACAGCGGCGTACTGACGGGAACTGGGGAGTTCCTGTTCCAGCAGGGCTTTCCGCGCTCCTCGCCCTTCGCGCAGACCAGGGCTGGCTTCCGGGTGGCCCAGCTGGCCTGCGACGAGGCCTTGGGGATTCAGCCCAGCCCGGGAGGAGCGATCACCTGTCATTTATTTCGGCTGACGCCCCAGCTGGAAGACGCCTATGAGAACGAGCGCAACCGCTGGCTGGATGCACCCCAGGAGTGGGCGGACTGCTTCCAGGCGGCCTGGGCCCTGAGTACGGAGCAATGGCCCCAGGCGCTGGTCGAGCTGGCCGAGCTGGATTCGGAGGCGCTCGACTGGGCCCAAAACCAGACCCCACAAACCGCCAAGGCCCTGCGCCTGGACGCTCCCTTCGAGATCAACCAGGGGCACATCGAGCGGCTGGCTGCAGGGTTCGTGTGTGACCCGATGCCCCCCCTCACCCCAGCAGTTTTGATGAAGAACCTCCGTAGTGCTGTGGGGCAACCCCTGTTGGACAAGGCCGACCAGGGAACCGCGGTGGCCTTCGTGCCGATGGGGGAGGTGAAGAGCCTGCCCGTGGTGATTCCCCACGACAGCGAGCTCCAGCGGGCCGAGGCCCTGGAGCAGGAGAGTGTGGCCCTGAGCCGGGAGGTCGAAGAACTCAGCCGCAAGCTGGAACGTCTATCTCGTCAAGGCTGGATGGAAGACATACCAACAGCTCTCCTCGCGGGTGATCAAGGGGAGGCAGCCTGA
- a CDS encoding IS66 family transposase produces MTAHPAGIPEADWLETPASVRALINAQQQEIELLRGQLTSLATELANLRERIGRSSRNSSKPPSSDGLGFKPPERRKGSGRKRGGQQGHPGSGPELLSIERVDQVVDHHPDACRRCGTLLQGEDLDPLRHQVIEIPPITPLVIEHRLHRLVCPCCSTSTCASLPADVEASHYGPRLSALVGLLGSAFPLSFSKTQALLQQLVGVEMSRGAIGRVRQRLSAALEQPMQEALAFARVQPVAYVDETGAPTGNADGNNPTGKRGWQWVMVTAVVTVFVQGLSRSTTAAIELLGNAFGGIVVSDRFSAYNHLPTKQRQLCWAHLIRDLTAIAERPGASAEFGAQLLGLQQQLFGHWHRYKEGKIDWPALQQSCRPIRQTFETTLQRVVELGYQRGERTPWASTVRTCQQLQKVTGGLWTFLENEGIEPTNNAAERALRQSVIQRKISQGVQSRQGAICRSRLLTVTTTLRQQGRDVWEFLEQAWIAHHRDGVMPSLLSDP; encoded by the coding sequence ATGACCGCACATCCGGCTGGAATTCCAGAAGCCGACTGGCTGGAAACTCCCGCCAGCGTCAGAGCGCTGATCAACGCCCAGCAGCAGGAGATCGAGCTGTTGCGCGGCCAACTCACCTCCTTGGCCACCGAGTTGGCAAACCTGCGTGAGCGGATCGGACGCAGCTCTCGCAACTCATCCAAACCTCCCTCCAGTGATGGTCTGGGTTTTAAGCCGCCAGAACGGCGCAAGGGCAGTGGCCGCAAGCGGGGCGGCCAGCAGGGCCATCCCGGATCCGGACCAGAGCTGCTGTCGATCGAGCGGGTGGATCAGGTGGTGGATCACCACCCTGATGCCTGCCGCCGCTGTGGCACCTTGCTCCAGGGAGAGGATCTCGATCCCCTGCGCCATCAGGTGATCGAGATCCCGCCGATTACCCCGCTGGTGATCGAGCACCGGCTGCATCGCCTGGTCTGCCCCTGCTGTTCCACCAGCACCTGCGCCTCGTTGCCGGCGGATGTGGAGGCCAGTCACTACGGCCCAAGGCTCAGTGCACTGGTGGGCCTGCTGGGCAGTGCCTTTCCGTTGAGTTTCAGCAAGACCCAGGCCCTGCTCCAGCAGCTGGTAGGAGTGGAGATGAGCCGCGGCGCGATTGGACGGGTCCGCCAGCGCTTGAGTGCAGCACTGGAGCAGCCCATGCAGGAGGCCCTTGCTTTTGCCCGCGTGCAGCCGGTGGCCTACGTAGATGAAACTGGCGCCCCCACCGGCAATGCCGACGGCAACAATCCCACTGGAAAGCGGGGCTGGCAGTGGGTCATGGTCACCGCCGTGGTGACGGTATTTGTGCAAGGGCTGAGTCGATCGACGACCGCTGCCATCGAGCTGCTGGGGAACGCCTTTGGCGGGATTGTGGTGAGCGATCGCTTCTCGGCCTACAACCACCTGCCCACCAAGCAGCGCCAGCTGTGCTGGGCGCACCTGATCCGCGACCTGACGGCCATCGCCGAACGCCCGGGCGCCAGCGCTGAATTCGGAGCCCAGCTGCTGGGCCTGCAGCAGCAGCTGTTTGGCCACTGGCACCGCTACAAGGAGGGAAAGATTGACTGGCCCGCCTTGCAGCAAAGCTGCCGGCCGATCCGCCAGACCTTTGAGACCACGCTGCAGCGGGTAGTAGAGCTCGGCTACCAGCGCGGCGAGCGAACGCCTTGGGCCAGCACAGTGCGCACGTGCCAGCAGCTCCAGAAGGTGACAGGTGGGTTGTGGACCTTCCTGGAGAACGAGGGAATAGAGCCCACCAACAACGCCGCAGAACGTGCCCTGCGCCAATCGGTGATTCAGCGCAAGATCAGTCAAGGAGTCCAATCCCGCCAAGGTGCGATCTGCCGGAGCCGCCTGCTCACGGTCACCACTACCCTCAGGCAACAGGGGCGGGATGTCTGGGAGTTCCTGGAGCAGGCCTGGATCGCCCATCACCGCGATGGGGTGATGCCGTCACTGCTGAGCGATCCCTGA
- a CDS encoding class I SAM-dependent DNA methyltransferase yields MAIRKSELYSSLWASCDALRGGMDASQYKDYVLVLLFLKYISDKFAGQPYAPLVIPDGSGFADMIALKGKAEIGDRINKQIIAPLVAANQQLSQSDFPDFNDQAKLGSGKELVDRLTDLIAIFETPALNFSRNRADDDDILGDAYEYLMRHFAVESGKSKGQFLTPAEVSRVKAQVLQIDSDDLKASTTVCDPFCGSGSLLLKVAAQAGRPVTLYGQEKDAATSGLARMNMILHGNPTAIIWQGNTLADPKLKEGEQLKQFDYVVANPPFSDKRWSTGIDAAKDPHSRFEGFGIPPAKQGDYAYLLHIVRTLKSTGRGSCILPHGVLFRGNAEAEIRKNLIQRGLIQGIIGLPANLFYGTGIPACILVIDKRDAGSREGIFLVDASKGFIKDGPKNRLRERDIHKIVDVFTRQLVVPGYSRFVPNEEIAGHDYNLNLPRYIDSSEAEDLQDIEAHLRGGIPERDTDALGAYWEVCPQLREALFRPLRPGYLELALPPAEVKATITAHPQFAGFLAGMAKHFAAWRQQAAAQLLALEASCHPKAVIRELSEGLLTHYQGQPLIDAYAVYQLLLDQWAETMQDDVYAISAEGWRAEPYRVLETDKKGKTKDKGWACDLVPKELLVRQLFAGDLELIEALRAQLEEASSRLAELEEEHGGEEGAFSELDKINKAAVNTRIKEIRKDPEAAEELAVLREWLELSDEEAATKKALRAAEAELDDQAYGRYDSLTDAEVRELVVQGKWLTTMEQAIASEVERVSQALTSRLKELGERYGEALPAISQRVEELEARVAGHLERMGFAWN; encoded by the coding sequence ATGGCCATCCGCAAATCCGAGCTTTACTCCAGCCTTTGGGCGAGCTGCGACGCCCTGCGCGGCGGCATGGATGCCAGCCAGTACAAGGACTATGTGCTGGTGCTCCTCTTCCTCAAGTACATCAGCGACAAGTTCGCCGGCCAGCCCTATGCGCCGCTGGTGATCCCTGATGGCAGCGGCTTTGCCGACATGATTGCCCTCAAGGGCAAAGCGGAGATCGGCGATCGCATCAACAAGCAGATCATTGCGCCGTTGGTGGCCGCCAACCAGCAACTGAGCCAGAGCGATTTTCCCGATTTCAACGACCAGGCCAAGCTGGGCAGCGGCAAGGAGCTGGTGGACCGCCTCACCGATCTGATCGCGATCTTCGAGACGCCGGCGCTCAACTTCTCGCGCAACCGGGCGGACGACGACGACATCCTTGGCGATGCCTACGAATATCTAATGCGCCACTTCGCCGTAGAGAGCGGCAAGAGCAAAGGGCAATTCCTCACGCCGGCCGAGGTGAGCCGCGTGAAGGCCCAGGTGCTGCAGATCGACAGCGACGACCTCAAGGCCTCCACCACCGTGTGCGATCCGTTCTGCGGCTCAGGATCGTTGCTGCTCAAGGTGGCGGCCCAGGCGGGCCGGCCAGTGACGCTCTACGGCCAGGAGAAAGACGCGGCCACCAGCGGCCTAGCGCGGATGAACATGATCCTGCACGGCAATCCCACCGCGATCATCTGGCAGGGCAACACCCTGGCGGATCCGAAACTCAAGGAGGGCGAACAGCTCAAGCAGTTCGACTATGTGGTGGCCAATCCACCGTTCTCCGACAAGCGCTGGAGCACAGGGATTGATGCGGCGAAGGATCCCCACAGCCGCTTCGAAGGCTTCGGCATCCCACCGGCCAAGCAGGGCGACTATGCCTACCTCCTGCACATCGTGCGCACGCTCAAGAGCACGGGCCGGGGCAGCTGCATCCTTCCCCACGGCGTGCTGTTCCGCGGCAACGCCGAAGCCGAGATCCGCAAGAACCTGATCCAGCGGGGATTGATCCAGGGCATCATCGGCCTGCCGGCCAACCTCTTCTATGGCACCGGCATCCCCGCCTGCATCCTGGTGATCGACAAGCGCGATGCCGGCAGCCGCGAGGGCATCTTTCTGGTGGATGCCAGCAAGGGCTTCATCAAGGACGGCCCCAAAAACCGTCTGCGCGAGCGTGACATCCACAAGATCGTGGATGTGTTCACCCGCCAGCTGGTGGTGCCGGGCTATTCGCGCTTCGTTCCCAACGAGGAGATCGCCGGGCACGACTACAACCTCAACCTGCCCCGCTACATCGACAGCTCCGAAGCGGAAGACCTGCAGGACATCGAGGCCCACCTGCGCGGCGGCATCCCCGAACGCGACACCGACGCCCTGGGGGCATATTGGGAGGTGTGTCCCCAGTTGCGCGAGGCCTTGTTTAGGCCCCTGCGGCCTGGCTATCTGGAGCTGGCGCTGCCGCCGGCGGAAGTGAAGGCCACGATCACCGCCCATCCCCAGTTCGCCGGCTTCCTGGCGGGGATGGCCAAGCACTTTGCGGCCTGGCGGCAACAGGCGGCGGCCCAGCTGTTGGCCCTGGAGGCGAGCTGTCATCCCAAGGCGGTGATTCGCGAGCTGAGCGAGGGCCTGCTGACCCACTACCAGGGCCAGCCCCTAATCGATGCCTACGCCGTGTACCAGCTGCTGCTCGACCAGTGGGCCGAGACGATGCAGGACGACGTGTATGCGATCAGCGCCGAGGGCTGGCGCGCCGAGCCCTACCGGGTGCTGGAGACCGACAAGAAGGGCAAGACCAAAGACAAGGGCTGGGCCTGCGACCTGGTGCCCAAGGAGCTGCTGGTGCGCCAGCTGTTTGCCGGTGATCTGGAGCTGATCGAAGCCCTCCGCGCCCAGCTGGAGGAGGCCAGCAGCCGCCTGGCGGAACTGGAGGAGGAGCACGGCGGCGAGGAGGGCGCCTTCAGCGAGCTGGACAAGATCAACAAGGCAGCCGTGAACACCCGCATCAAGGAGATCCGCAAGGATCCCGAAGCCGCCGAGGAGCTGGCCGTGCTGCGGGAATGGCTGGAACTGAGCGACGAGGAGGCCGCCACCAAGAAGGCCCTCAGGGCCGCCGAAGCCGAGCTCGACGACCAGGCCTATGGCCGCTACGACAGCCTCACGGACGCCGAGGTGCGCGAGCTGGTGGTGCAGGGCAAATGGCTGACCACCATGGAGCAGGCCATCGCATCCGAGGTGGAACGGGTCAGCCAGGCCCTCACCAGCCGCCTCAAAGAGCTGGGCGAGCGCTACGGCGAGGCCTTACCGGCGATCAGCCAGCGGGTGGAAGAACTGGAAGCGCGAGTGGCCGGCCACCTGGAGCGGATGGGTTTCGCATGGAACTGA